From the Methanothermobacter sp. genome, the window TACTTTGAACTGATGGATAAACAGCTCAGGAACCGTTTCCCAATAAAGATACCCCCAGAGGTTATTGAAAGGGCCTTCAGGGACGTTGTTGGACTATCATATGCAAAGGAATGTCTTGTTGAGTCATGCACCATTGGTAAGGGGCTTTTTGTTTATGGTGCTCCGGGAACAGGTAAAACCTTCATCATAAGCAAGGCATCGGACCTTCTACCCCCCATGGTGATTCCCCGCTTTATAGAGTTCAGCGGGAGGGTTATACAGATATATGACCCTGACTTCCACAAGCCATGTCCTGAGGAACCGGATGATCCCCGCTGGATAAAGATACACGCCCCATTCGTCTTCACAGGTTCTGAACTGAGCCTCAATGAACTTGAGACAACCTACAATATGAATAAGGGTGTATATGAGACCTCCCCCCTGATAAAGGCCAACGGTGGAGTGCTCCTCATTGACGACCTTGGAAGGCAGAGGGATGACCATGAGGTGATCCTCAACCGCCTCATAGTGCCCCTTGAGAACAAGAAGGACGTCATATACATAAGGGGGGTTCCTGTTATATTCCACACCCACTTCATCCCTGCATTCTCAACCAACCTTGATGTGAGCATAATGGATGAGGCACACCTCAGGAGGGCGCCTCTCCACATATTCCTCAAGAATCCACCTGTTGAGAATGTTGTGGAGGTATTCAGGCGCAACCTTGATGCCACAGGTGAGGATTACCATGAAGAGGTCCTGGAAAGGATTAAGATGGTGTACACTCCAGTCGCCGATGGTGGCGAGGGGTTGCAGCCAAGCTATGCCCATGCCCGTGACCTTGCACAGATTGCCCAGGCAGTGAGAATAAACATGGAGAAGGAGAGGATTGACCTTGAGGTCATTGAAAGGGCCCTTGATAAGCATGTCCTCATAGCACTCCAGAGAATGGACATCGATATCAGTCAGGTGCATCACAGTGTAAGGACATTCCGTGTCGTGACCCCTGAACCCGAGAGTGCCGAGAGGGTGCTTAAACTCTACGGGGCCCTCACGGTTGCACTGGAGGATGGAGGTGTTCTCGCTGACTTTGAGGACTCAATAAGTCCTTCACAGCTCCTGGCCCATCTGCAGGGTGAGGGGGTTCCGGTGGGAAGGGTTGAGGTGGTGGCTGAAACCAACCGTGAAATCAAGAAGGCCATACTTGAATACAGTGGATGATACTTATGGAGCCACTCCTGGTTGATGTGCTGGTCGCTGCACTTGTATCCCTTGGGGTCTGGACAGTACTTGAGCTTCTACCTTCCTTATTTCCCAGGGAGACTGGGAGACTTGCAGCACACATCAGGCCACTCCCATCCGGTGCAGTTGAGATATCCCAGTACCTCAACCTCCTCAGAAGAGGAAGGCCATGGCAGGTTTTCATGGCCCTTGAGGTTATAGGGGAACTCTTCAGGATTAAGATCCGGGAACTTGAGTCCCTGAAGTATGAGGAATGGAAGAGGGAGGCTGAATCCCAGAAGGGACGGATGGAGAGGAGGGGGCTCAGTGACGATGAGATACTCCACCTTGAGGCTGGAAGGGAGATGATTCAGAACTCCAATAACCTGAATCTTAAGTCAGCGGGGGGTCTTTATTCCAGCCCTCAAGAGGAGGAGTTCATAAGGATCAGAAATCATAAAAAGGATTTATTACCTGATTTGAGGGATAAGTATTCTGATTTCAGGATATGGGCACTGAAGAACAGGGACATCATGAGGTATGTCCAGGAGAAGGTCTTCAGAAGGGAGGAACTTGACCTTGAAAACCTGAGGGACCACAGCAGGGAATGGGCCCTTGTGAATATATGGGGGATGGAGCCACCTGAGAGTTACTCTGAGGACGAAATCCTTGAGGATATTCTCCTCTACATTGAAATAAAGGATGATAAAATCATCAGTAAATTCGCCCATGCTCTGAGCAGCCACAGCGACTCACTGAGGTACCTCGATGAGGTTATATCAGCTGTTTCAGCCTGGAAACGGGGAGGTTAGCACCTGAAGCTAATTAAACCTTTATCTCGAGTCCTATTGGGCAGTGGTCTGAGCCCATCACCTCTGAGAGTATCCATGACCTTTTAACGTTCTTTGCGAACTCCTCATTCACAAAGAAGTAGTCGAGCCTCCATCCCACGTTTCTCTCACGGGCCCTGGTCCTGTAACTCCACCATGTGTACTGGCCCGGATCCCTGTTGAACATCCTGAATGTGTCAACGTAGCCGTTCTCAATGAATTTGTCTATCCAGGCCCTTTCAACCGGTAGAAACCCTGATACGTTACTGTTCTCCTTTGGCCTTGCCAGGTCTATCTCCCTGTGGGCGGTGTTGAAGTCCCCGCATATTACCGTGTTTCTGCCAGCGTCCCGTTCCCTGTTGACGTCTTCGAGGAATGCGTCATAGAATTCAAGCTTGTACTTCAACCTCTCATCTGACATCTTCCCGTTGGGGAAGTATATGTTGTAGAGCAGGAAGTCATCAAAATCTGCAACCTGTATGCGGCCTTCAATGTCGAATCTCTCCACACCAAAGCCCTCCCTGAGGGATTTTGGGGGTATCCTTGTGTACATGGCGACTCCACTGTATCCCTTCCTTTCTGCAGGGGTGAAGAAACTTCTGTAACCCTCAACATGCCTTAACCTTCTGGGGAGCTGTTCTGGACTTGCCTTGGTCTCCTGAAGACATAGGATATCCGGTTTCTCGTCCATGAACCAGTTAAGGAAGCCCTTACGGTATACGGCCCTCAGACCGTTAACGTTCCAGGATATTATCTTGATTTCTGCCATGGTACCACAGGATTATTTCTGTCCTCAGCACCTTAAGTACTGATCATTACATGATAAAGGGCAGTATCCTTGCAAAGATTCCCCCCAGGAAGAGGGCGGTTCCAAGGTTTGCAAGGGTTATTATGGATGTGGATTTCCACCCGAATTCCCGTGCAAGTACTGCTATTGTTGAAAGGCAGGGGAAGTAGAGCATTCCCACCAGGGTGAGTACAAGGATCTGGGGCGCTGTAAGTGCCGCCCCGATATCTGTTCCAACCAGTGAGACGAGGCCCAGGAGGATGAACTCCTTCCTCACAGCCCCAAGGATCAGGAGTATCCCGGCAAATACCGGCAGGTGTAACCAGCCAGCTGTGAGTGGTGCCATGATATTGCTCACGGGATTCAGAAACCCGATTGCGTATAGGAGCTGTATGAGGGCGCTCCCGATTATGTATATGGGGAACACGAGGTATATGAGGGACTTTGTCCTTGTCCAGGTCTGCCTTGCTATTACCCTGAAGGATGGCATCTTGAGGGAGTGCATCTCCATTATAAGGTCGGTGGTCTCCCCGGGCAGTGCCTTAAATGCAAGTTTACCCATTATGAATATTATGAGGAGGTCCAGGGCGTATAACCCTATGGCCCACCATACACTGACAAAGAGGGCCACAAGTCCAAGTATGAGGATTGTCCTTGCGGCGCAGGGTGCGAAGGATATTGCAAAGGCTGCAAGGAGCCTTTCCCTGGGGGTTTCAAGTATCCTTGTACTGTCGATTGCCGGTACACTGCAACCGTATCCGAGTATGAGGGGTATGAGGGCTTTGCCATGGAGCCCTATCTTTCTCATGAAGGCGTCCATCATGAACGCGACCCTGGTGAGAAGCCCCGAGTTCTCGATGTAGGATAACATGAGGTAGAAGGGTATGACAAATGGTATCACGAGGGTTAAACCAGCCACTATACCCCCGAAGGCCCCGTTCCATATTATGGATTCAACTGAACCTGAGAACTGGGGGTCAACTGGCTGGAAAAATCCGAATATATTGGTGAGCGTATCTGATAGGAATTCACCCACAACGAAGGTCCAGAGGAGGAGACCTCCAACAACAAGGACTGATGAGATGTAACCGTAGATGGGGTGTGTGAGGAAACCGTCAAGGCGCTCTGAGAGGGATGTCTTTATCTCTGATTGTTTCTGTGCGCCTGCTGCTATCATATTTGAGAGGGAGTATCTCTCAGAGGCAATAACAGAGAATGATGGCTCATTGTGTATCCTTTCAACCTGGGCTGCAAGTTCAGCTGCAAGTCTTTTCACACCGGCTGGCATCATGGCGGTTATTTCAGGGTCGTTTTCAAGGAGCTTTATGGCAACCCATCTCTTTGAATAGCCCTCTGGAATTTCGGGAAGTGATTCCATAAGTGTTCTTATGCGGCTTTCAACCTCCTCCCCGTATTCTATGACCTCTGGTTTTATCCTTTTATCGGCCACTTCAAGGGTTTTCCTGAGGAGTTTCTGGAGTCCCTGGCCCTTAACAGCCACCGTTGATACAACAGGGACACCCAGGGCACCTTCAAGTTTCTTCTCGTCTATCACTATCCCCTTCTGCCTGGCCATGTCCACCTGGTTGATGCAGATAACCATGGGGACCTCCATCTCCATGAGCTGGAGCGTGAAGAAGAGGTTCCTTTCAAGTACAGATGCATCAAGCACGTTTATGACGACGTCTGGTTTCTCTTTGACTATGAACTCCCTGGAGACTATCTCCTCCATGGAGTAGGTTGAAAATGAGTATATGCCTGGAAGGTCAATTATGTGGATGTCCCGACCCTGAAATTTAAGGTAACCCTCTGCCCTTTCAACGGTTTTTCCTGGCCAGTTCCCGACTATCTGGTTTGACCCGGTTAGCTGGTTGAAGATCACACTTTTACCCACATTGGCGTTTCCTGCAAGCGCAACGGTTATCTCAGATTTCTCCATCAGTAAACACGTCCCGGTTGAAATTCGGTTCTAAGGAAATTTAGCTTTCTGTATTTATGAATACGTTATCTGCTATATCCCTTCCAAGGGCCACCCTTGACCCCCGGACCTCCACCTCGATGGGCCCACTGAGGGGGGCCCTTTTTATCATCCTTATTGGGACTCCAAGGGTTATTCCCATGTCCATGAGCCTCCTTAAAACCCTGTAGTCCCCCCGTATGAATGAAACCCTCCCAGCCTGTTTTTCATCCATCTCTGTGAGTGATTTAAGGTTACCCTCACGGCACCCTATTTCCTCAACATCCCTATCCTTCAGTTCAATGCATTCCCCGCATGTCTGGAATTTAAAGTCGCAGGCAGGGATTGGATTTGCGTCGGGGCACTCATCTGGCATGTTGAGGAGCTGGCAGAGTGCCCTCTCTGCATCATCTGAGAGCGAATGTTCCATCTCACAGGCCTGTCTGTGTATCCTGTCCCTCCTGATTCCAAGTACATCGTGGAGGAACCTCTCCAGTAGCCGGTGTTTCCTTGTTATTCTCCGGGCTATCCTGTACCCCTTTTCTGTGAGCATCGCCCCACGGTAGGGTGAGTATTTAACATATCCCTCAGAATCAAGTTTTTTAAGCATCTGGGTTACACTGGCAGGGGCTATTCCCATTTCCCTTGATATGCTGGTTGTGCTGGCATTTTTACTGGATTCTGATAGCCGGTAGATGGTTTCGAGGTATTCCTCTATATTTTCGCTGAGATGCTTCATTAGGTTCACCTAAATGCTTGCTGTTAATTTAGTTAAACCTAATTCAATATAAGGTTTTCTGAATGGTTGCGGTAAGATAATTTTTGGCAGATCATCAGGCGCTGGTGTAAAATCAGGCTGGTTGGTACATCTTGAATGAATAAATGGGTTGTTTCTTTTCTGGAGGTTCTGGTGTCAGCATATTATGAATAGAAAAAATGGGGGTGTTCCCTTCCTGATCATATGGGCAGAACATCCCTTCCATGGGTTTCGTTTATGACCTCTGCAAGGCCAACGTACATTGCAGCGGCACCTGTGAATATACCCTCATAGCCTGCAATGGTAGTTATGAGGGCTGAACCTGTGATTTCACCGGCCGTGAGCAGGAAGAATAGCACTGCGAGGCTTATGAATATCACCTGTATGCCCCTCTTGAGTTTTAGGGTTGCAATGAACATCACCAGTGTAAACAGGCCCCACATGAAGAGGTATGATGCCATTGCAACCGGGTCTGCTGCTGCCGCTGCACTGCCGGCTGTTTCAATGAACTTCAGTTTGGGGATCACAAGCAGGAGTACCAGTGACCACCAGAAGAGTCCATATGAGCCGAATGCAACCGTACCAAAGGTGTTGCCCTTCCTGTATTCCATCACACTTGCAAGTATCTGTGCTATACCCCCGTAGGCGAACCCCATTGCAAGTATCATACTGTTTATGGGGAAAAGCCCTGCGTTGTGCAGGTTCAGAAGCACAGTGGTTATACCAAAGCCCAGAAGTCCAAGGGGAGCTGGGTTGGCGGTTTTATCTGATATAATCACTTCTTTTTCAGTCATTTTTTCTGCCTCCTTCTATTCTTCAAGGGTTGAGGTATCACCGAGGTCTTTTCCTTCCTCCCTGGCCCTCAGTATTCTTCTCATTATTTTTCCTGACCTTGTTTTCGGGAGCTTATCAACCTGCACCATTTCCCCGATAACAGCCACGGGTCCAAGTTCATGGCGCAGGTGCCTTTTGAGTTCCTCGATGAGGGGTGCATTTAACTTATGGCCCTTCTTGAGTATGAGAAATGCCTTTATGACCTCCCCCTTGATGGGGTCAGCCTTACCGATGACCGCTGCCTCGGCAACTGCAGGGTGGGCCACAAATACTGATTCAACCTCCGCTGTACCGATCCTGTGTCCGGCTATGTTGAGGACGTCATCTGATCTACCCTGTATCCAGAAGTAGCCGTCCTCGTCCTTCCTTGCCATGTCACCTGCGGTGTAGACTCCACCGGGGATCTGTTTCCAGTATACGTTGAGGTACCTCTCCTCGTCGTTGAAGAGTGTCCTGAACATTGCAGGCCATGGTTTCTTTATTACAAGGAAGCCGCCCTTACCCAGGGGCACAGGGTTGCCCTTCTCGTCAACAACGTCCGCCTCGATGCCGGGAAGGGGTTTGGTGACGGATCCCGGTTTGAGTGGTGTTACAGGCAGTGGCGCTATGAGGTGCATTCCTGTTTCGGTCTGCCACCAGGTATCGATTATCGGGCATTTTTCCCTTCCAATGTGTCTGTAGTACCACATCCATGCCTCGGGGTTTATTGGCTCACCAACGGTTCCAAGGATCTTGAGGGAATCCAGGTTGTAGCGTTTCGGGTGTTTTTCACCGAACCTCATGAGGTGCCTTATTGCCGTGGGGGCTGTGTAGAACTTTGTGACACCGTATTTTTCCACTATGCTCCACCAGACCCCGGGGTTCGGGTAGTCCGGGGCCCCCTCATAGAGCAGTGTTGTTGTTCCAAGAAGGAGGGGTCCGTATACGACGTAACTGTGCCCGGTTATCCACCCTATGTCTGCTGTGCACCACCAGAGGTCTCCGTTATGGATGTCAAAGGTCATCTCAAGGGTTGATGCGACCCCCACCATGTATCCTCCTGTTGTGTGCAGCACACCCTTTGGTTTGCCGGTACTTCCTGAGGTGTAGAGTATGAAGAGGGGATCCTCTGCATCCATCACCTCTGCCTCGCACCGGTCCTCCTCGCCCTCTATAAGCTTGTCGAACAGCATTTCGCGTCCGCTTATGTCTGACATCTCTATGTCTATGTCTGTGTGTTTCACAACAACGGTTGTCTCTATTGTGGGGCACTGGAGTATGGCCTCGTCAACGATTGGTTTGAGTTCTATCACCCCACCCCTTCTGTAGGTTCCGTCTGCTGTTATTATGATCTTGGCCTTTGCATCGTTGAGGCGTTCCACAAGTGCTCCGACGCTCAGACCTGAATAGATGACGCTGTGCACGGCCCCTATCTTTGCGCAGGCCAGCATTGAGATAACGAGTTCCGGGCACATGGGGAGGTACATTGCAACGGCGTCGCCCTTTTTGATTCCAAGGCTTTTCAGGGCATTGGCTGTTCTGTTGACCTCTCTGTAAAGTTCATAGTAGGTCAGCTTCTTTTCCTCTCCCCTCTCGTTCACGTAGAGAATGGCGACCTGGTTTCTCTTGTCTGTGTCCAGCCATCTGTCCACGGCGTTGTGGGTCATGTTGATCTTGCCGTTCACGAACCACCTGTAGAATGGCTTGTTGCTCTCGTCGAGTACCCTGTCCCATTTCCTGAACCATTCGAATCTTTTTGCCTTTTCGGCCCAGTATTTCTCATGGTCCTTTCCCTTTTCCAGCTCGGCCTCCCAGTTTTTTATGTGGGCCTCCTCCACGATGGTGTAGTGTGGCTTGAAGACCCTTGTTTCCTCCAGGAGAACTGAGGTATCCTTTGACATTTTTCATACCGCCATTTTTTCTTGGGTGATAGTAGTAAGTTTTTCTGGACTTATATATTTTACTATTATTAATCATGATAAATAATATTTATTCATAAATTTTTATTAAAAACATTGAAAAAGATTATTGGGTGTTACATCATTGGGGGCATTCCGCCCATTCCGCCCATTCCACCCATTCCACCCATTCCTTCCATATTCTCTTCGTCCTTTGATGAAACATCAAAGCCCTTAGCTGCTATCATGTCGTCTATGCGGAGGATCATCTCAGCTGCCTCTGCAGCGGACTGGATGGCCTGTTTCTTGACCCTCTGGGGTTCAAGAACACCCTCCTCCTTCATGTCCACAACGCTTCCCTCAAAGACGTCAAGTCCCATGTAGGGTGACTCCTCATGGGCGGCCCTGAGGTCCACCAGGACGTCGATGCTGTCAAGTCCAGCGTTTTCTGCAAGGGTCTTTGGAACGATCTCAAGGGCATCTGCAAAGGCTGAGACTGCAAGCTGCTCCCTGCCACTTATGGTGTCAGCGTATTCCCTGAGTTTCCTTGCTATTTCAACTTCAGGTGCTCCTCCCCCTGCGACAACCTCGCCGTCCTCAATGGTTGAGGCCACAACGCCTATTGCGTCCTCAAGTGCACGTTCCATCTCCTCTGCAACATGCTTTGTGCTTCCCCTGAGGATTATGGAGATTGCCTTTGGGTCCTTACAGTTCTCGACGAATGTCAGCACATCATCAAAGATCTTCTTCTCGTAGACAACTCCGGCCTCTCCCAGGTCGTCCTCTGTGAGGTCCTCGATGTTTGTGACAAGCCTTGCGCCTGTGGCCTTCTCGATGCGTTTTATGTCGGATTTCTTGACCCTCTTGAGTGCAAGTATACCCTCACGTGAGAGGTAGTGGAGTGCAAGGTCATCGATGCCCTTCTGGCAGAAGACAACGTTTGCACCGGAGCTCTTTATCTTATCCACCATGTCCCTGATCATCTGCTCTTCCTGCTCGATGAAGGCCTGCATCTGTGATGGGTCCGTCAGCCTTATCTTGGCGTCGGTTTCAAGGTCCTTGACCTCTATCGGGTACTTGAGGAGTGCTATTCTGGCATTTTCTACCCTCTTTGGCATTGAGGTGTCTGCCCTTGCCTTGTCTATCACTATACCGTTCACTATTCTTGACTCGTTAACTGATGCTCCCTGTATTCTCTGTATGTTGATGTTGTCCCTGTCGATTTCACCGTCCTCTTCCACCTGCATGACCGCATCCACAACGAGTTCAGCCAGTTTCTCCTTGGCCCTTTCTGAACCCTTACCTGTCATGGCGGTCACCGCAACCTTCATGAGTGTTTCCCTATCACTTGCCCTGATGGATATGTCTTCAAGTATCTCCTGGGCCCTGAGAGCTGCCTGCCTGTAACCCACAGCTATTATTGTTGGGTGAACACCCATTTC encodes:
- a CDS encoding YifB family Mg chelatase-like AAA ATPase, coding for MNCDDYYHDENMVELFEELKQPKTLEELGLSYFFVRDLVLKILLTYGTVKTQRITDITGIHLDILEDVLGQMEKDGFCAQVGGSFLFSSVEYTLTKRGVEKARLVMEENPYIGMAPVPYERYFELMDKQLRNRFPIKIPPEVIERAFRDVVGLSYAKECLVESCTIGKGLFVYGAPGTGKTFIISKASDLLPPMVIPRFIEFSGRVIQIYDPDFHKPCPEEPDDPRWIKIHAPFVFTGSELSLNELETTYNMNKGVYETSPLIKANGGVLLIDDLGRQRDDHEVILNRLIVPLENKKDVIYIRGVPVIFHTHFIPAFSTNLDVSIMDEAHLRRAPLHIFLKNPPVENVVEVFRRNLDATGEDYHEEVLERIKMVYTPVADGGEGLQPSYAHARDLAQIAQAVRINMEKERIDLEVIERALDKHVLIALQRMDIDISQVHHSVRTFRVVTPEPESAERVLKLYGALTVALEDGGVLADFEDSISPSQLLAHLQGEGVPVGRVEVVAETNREIKKAILEYSG
- the xth gene encoding exodeoxyribonuclease III codes for the protein MAEIKIISWNVNGLRAVYRKGFLNWFMDEKPDILCLQETKASPEQLPRRLRHVEGYRSFFTPAERKGYSGVAMYTRIPPKSLREGFGVERFDIEGRIQVADFDDFLLYNIYFPNGKMSDERLKYKLEFYDAFLEDVNRERDAGRNTVICGDFNTAHREIDLARPKENSNVSGFLPVERAWIDKFIENGYVDTFRMFNRDPGQYTWWSYRTRARERNVGWRLDYFFVNEEFAKNVKRSWILSEVMGSDHCPIGLEIKV
- the feoB gene encoding ferrous iron transport protein B, producing MEKSEITVALAGNANVGKSVIFNQLTGSNQIVGNWPGKTVERAEGYLKFQGRDIHIIDLPGIYSFSTYSMEEIVSREFIVKEKPDVVINVLDASVLERNLFFTLQLMEMEVPMVICINQVDMARQKGIVIDEKKLEGALGVPVVSTVAVKGQGLQKLLRKTLEVADKRIKPEVIEYGEEVESRIRTLMESLPEIPEGYSKRWVAIKLLENDPEITAMMPAGVKRLAAELAAQVERIHNEPSFSVIASERYSLSNMIAAGAQKQSEIKTSLSERLDGFLTHPIYGYISSVLVVGGLLLWTFVVGEFLSDTLTNIFGFFQPVDPQFSGSVESIIWNGAFGGIVAGLTLVIPFVIPFYLMLSYIENSGLLTRVAFMMDAFMRKIGLHGKALIPLILGYGCSVPAIDSTRILETPRERLLAAFAISFAPCAARTILILGLVALFVSVWWAIGLYALDLLIIFIMGKLAFKALPGETTDLIMEMHSLKMPSFRVIARQTWTRTKSLIYLVFPIYIIGSALIQLLYAIGFLNPVSNIMAPLTAGWLHLPVFAGILLILGAVRKEFILLGLVSLVGTDIGAALTAPQILVLTLVGMLYFPCLSTIAVLAREFGWKSTSIITLANLGTALFLGGIFARILPFIM
- a CDS encoding DtxR family transcriptional regulator, translated to MKHLSENIEEYLETIYRLSESSKNASTTSISREMGIAPASVTQMLKKLDSEGYVKYSPYRGAMLTEKGYRIARRITRKHRLLERFLHDVLGIRRDRIHRQACEMEHSLSDDAERALCQLLNMPDECPDANPIPACDFKFQTCGECIELKDRDVEEIGCREGNLKSLTEMDEKQAGRVSFIRGDYRVLRRLMDMGITLGVPIRMIKRAPLSGPIEVEVRGSRVALGRDIADNVFINTES
- a CDS encoding acetate uptake transporter; the encoded protein is MTEKEVIISDKTANPAPLGLLGFGITTVLLNLHNAGLFPINSMILAMGFAYGGIAQILASVMEYRKGNTFGTVAFGSYGLFWWSLVLLLVIPKLKFIETAGSAAAAADPVAMASYLFMWGLFTLVMFIATLKLKRGIQVIFISLAVLFFLLTAGEITGSALITTIAGYEGIFTGAAAMYVGLAEVINETHGRDVLPI
- the acs gene encoding acetate--CoA ligase, encoding MSKDTSVLLEETRVFKPHYTIVEEAHIKNWEAELEKGKDHEKYWAEKAKRFEWFRKWDRVLDESNKPFYRWFVNGKINMTHNAVDRWLDTDKRNQVAILYVNERGEEKKLTYYELYREVNRTANALKSLGIKKGDAVAMYLPMCPELVISMLACAKIGAVHSVIYSGLSVGALVERLNDAKAKIIITADGTYRRGGVIELKPIVDEAILQCPTIETTVVVKHTDIDIEMSDISGREMLFDKLIEGEEDRCEAEVMDAEDPLFILYTSGSTGKPKGVLHTTGGYMVGVASTLEMTFDIHNGDLWWCTADIGWITGHSYVVYGPLLLGTTTLLYEGAPDYPNPGVWWSIVEKYGVTKFYTAPTAIRHLMRFGEKHPKRYNLDSLKILGTVGEPINPEAWMWYYRHIGREKCPIIDTWWQTETGMHLIAPLPVTPLKPGSVTKPLPGIEADVVDEKGNPVPLGKGGFLVIKKPWPAMFRTLFNDEERYLNVYWKQIPGGVYTAGDMARKDEDGYFWIQGRSDDVLNIAGHRIGTAEVESVFVAHPAVAEAAVIGKADPIKGEVIKAFLILKKGHKLNAPLIEELKRHLRHELGPVAVIGEMVQVDKLPKTRSGKIMRRILRAREEGKDLGDTSTLEE
- the thsA gene encoding thermosome subunit alpha; the protein is MAQGQQPILILPQGTSRYVGKEAQRINILAGKVLAETVRTTLGPKGMDKMLVDSLGDIVITNDGVTILREMDISHPAAKMLVEVAKTQEDEVGDGTTTAVIIAGELLKEAEKLIEMGVHPTIIAVGYRQAALRAQEILEDISIRASDRETLMKVAVTAMTGKGSERAKEKLAELVVDAVMQVEEDGEIDRDNINIQRIQGASVNESRIVNGIVIDKARADTSMPKRVENARIALLKYPIEVKDLETDAKIRLTDPSQMQAFIEQEEQMIRDMVDKIKSSGANVVFCQKGIDDLALHYLSREGILALKRVKKSDIKRIEKATGARLVTNIEDLTEDDLGEAGVVYEKKIFDDVLTFVENCKDPKAISIILRGSTKHVAEEMERALEDAIGVVASTIEDGEVVAGGGAPEVEIARKLREYADTISGREQLAVSAFADALEIVPKTLAENAGLDSIDVLVDLRAAHEESPYMGLDVFEGSVVDMKEEGVLEPQRVKKQAIQSAAEAAEMILRIDDMIAAKGFDVSSKDEENMEGMGGMGGMGGMGGMPPMM